The Monomorium pharaonis isolate MP-MQ-018 chromosome 5, ASM1337386v2, whole genome shotgun sequence genome includes a window with the following:
- the LOC105834579 gene encoding protein ANTAGONIST OF LIKE HETEROCHROMATIN PROTEIN 1: protein MITFYVHYFLAYLYVLFIKMGNDNKFLILVMHWINLCLLLIRKRKQKRWLNRRWLVSPINKKRIQCGDYNNLFQEIKNDSKLFYRYTRMTLVHFEQLVQMVKPYLTKRHPRALVPELRLLITLRYLATGDLPFTIAMAFRIGESTVREVVKEVCFVLIKVLEPLHLSSPTEEDWRQYANGYWKRWNIPNCVGAVDGKHVRLRCPPHSGTLYYNYKKYYSIVLMAVADHLYRFTLVDIGAYGSNSDGGIFHDCDIGINLNNNRLNFPKEQINLPDSNLKTYTYFVADDAFKLSKRIMKPYSSRNLTYKQKIFNYRLSRARRTVESAFGIFSSKWRIFQTAISMLPETADLIVTASVCLHNYVLKEEQRSGYKMYSQEPISNNNTNQDFSPWINVPNCLEEDNNVRYVNTQRNTLSDYFVSKAGEVEWQHNYVQRGVYADE from the exons atgattacattttatgtacattattttttagcaTATCTTTATGTactgtttataaaaatgggaaatgataataaatttttaattttggtaaTGCATTGGATTAATTTAtgtcttttattaatacgtaaaagaaaacaaaaaagatgGTTAAATAGGCGATGGCTTGTAAGtcctattaataaaaagaggaTTCAATGTGGagattataacaatttatttcaagaaataaaaaatgattctaaattgttttatcGTTATACCAGAATGACATTGGTACATTTTGAACAATTAGTACAAATGGTAAAAccatatttaacaaaaagacATCCTCGTGCTTTAGTTCCAGAACTGCgacttttaataactttaag ATACCTTGCGACAGGTGACTTACCATTTACCATAGCTATGGCATTTAGAATTGGTGAATCTACAGTAAGAGAAGTTGTCAAGGAAGTTTGTTTCGTTTTAATTAAGGTTTTAGAACCATTGCATCTTTCTTCACCTACAGAAGAAGATTGGAGACAATACGCAAATGGATATTGGAAAAGATGGAACATTCCAAATTGTGTGGGTGCTGTTGATGGCAAACACGTCAGATTACGATGTCCTCCACACTCTGGAACCttatattataactataaaaaatattatagtatagTATTAATGGCAGTGGCTGATCATTTATACAGATTTACATTGGTTGATATTGGAGCGTATGGAA gTAACAGTGACGGAGGCATTTTTCATGACTGTGACAtaggaataaatttaaataataatcgattaaattttccaaaagAACAGATAAACCTTCCTGAtagcaatttaaaaacatatactTACTTTGTGGCTGATGAtgcttttaaattatcaaaaagaaTAATGAAACCTTATTCCAGTAGAAACTtaacatataaacaaaaaatttttaattatcgacTTTCAAGAGCACGGAGAACAGTGGAAAGCGCATTTGGAATTTTTTCGAGTAAATGGAGAATATTTCAAACTGCTATCAGTATGCTACCAGAAACTGCCGATTTAATTGTAACAGCTTCCGTATGTCTACACAATTATGTACTAAAAGAGGAGCAACGTAGTGGATATAAGATGTATAGCCAAGAAccaatttctaataataatactaatcag GATTTTTCACCATGGATAAATGTACCAAATTGTCTTGAAGAAGACAATAACGTAAGATATGTCAACACTCAAAGAAATACTTTAAGTGATTATTTCGTCTCTAAAGCTGGTGAAGTGGAATGGCAACATAATTATGTTCAAAGAGGCGTATACGCAGACGAATAA
- the LOC118644032 gene encoding uncharacterized protein LOC118644032, whose product MSDHFDYCKTIADVSDESSIIDCDNDCDPTCITIKEKTGDELLIELYRERPFLYDKSNINFKDCIMKQNAWIEISKIMIQTCGDMYTPSYCQKRCILMRDQYNRDKRKTETESKSGSAATKSTQFPFFSQLAFLDNVIKRRKSYTNCTKSQPSVIDEDNSTESENVASGSNKENESVNEQHIYNIKYDKNNYAPKMKKRKIDETKELEQTLMQMSHRISNYMENQVSTAGNAFIEFIKVLFNNIPEKEKNIKKKKIMDILTAPLPEK is encoded by the exons atgtcaGATCATTTTGATTATTGTAAAACTATTGCGGATGTATCTGACGAAAGCAGTATAATTGACTGTGATAATGATTGTGATCCTACATGTATTACTATTAAAGAAAAGACTGGTGATGAGCTTCTCATTGAATTATATAGAGAACGCccatttttatatgataaaagtaacattaattttaaggaTTGTATAATGAAACAAAATGCTTGGattgaaatatctaaaataatgaTCCAAACTTGtg gtGACATGTATACTCCTTCGTATTGTcaaaaaagatgtattttaaTGAGAGATCAATATAATAGAGACAAAAGGAAGACTGAAACTGAATCTAAAAGTGGAAGTGCTGCTACTAAATCTACTcaatttcctttcttttctcaGTTAGCATTTTTAGACAATGTAATCAAAAGACGAaa aagCTACACTAATTGCACAAAATCTCAACCGAGTGTAATTGATGAAGATAATAGTACCGAGTCAGAAAATGTTGCAAGTGGATCAAATAAGGAAAATGAAAGTGTTAACGAGCAgcacatttataatattaaatatgacaAAAACAATTATGCACCAAAGATGAAAAAACGAAAGATTGACGAAACAAAAGAATTAGAACAAACATTAATGCAAATGAGTCAtagaatatcaaattatatggAAAATCAAGTTTCAACAGCAGGTAATGCTTtcatagaatttataaaagtgctatttaacaatattccagaaaaagagaaaaatatcaaaaaaaaaaagattatggATATCCTGACTGCGCCATTACCAGAaaagtga
- the LOC105840165 gene encoding uncharacterized protein LOC105840165 isoform X1, whose product MTKDLLSITNGYFTEDSRPLAREQPVPLSTLILKLFARVVCKIKAIVDDNLDLCNPDSYRSICDRFNIGKATAVRSVRRVMNALTSIREFDIKWPTEEEAMVSSRIFQEMKGFPGVYTGSNCWDTCKNRCSKKKKS is encoded by the exons ATGACCAAAGATCTCCTTtctattactaatggatattttactgAAGACTCACGTCCGCTTGCGCGAGAACAACCGGTCcctctatcaacactgatattaaagttatttgcccgtgtcgtgtgcaaaat AAAAGCAATTGTTGATGACAATTTGGACCTTTGCAACCCGGATTCATACAG atCAATATGTGATCGCTTTAACATTGGTAAAGCTACTGCTGTGCGATCAGTACGGCGAGTTATGAATGCTCTTACTAGTATTCGAGAGTTTGACATTAAATGGCCCACAGAAGAAGAAGCAATGGTATCCTCGAGGATCTTTCAAGAAATGAAAGGATTTCCCGGTGTATATACTGGGAGCAATTGTTGGGACACATGTAAAAATAGATgctccaaaaaaaaaaaatcatga
- the LOC105840165 gene encoding uncharacterized protein LOC105840165 isoform X2 has protein sequence MFAREQPIRLSLLLNLYAGVVCKIKAIVDDNLDLCNPDSYRSICDRFNIGKATAVRSVRRVMNALTSIREFDIKWPTEEEAMVSSRIFQEMKGFPGVYTGSNCWDTCKNRCSKKKKS, from the exons ATGTTtgcgcgagaacaaccgaTCCGTCTATCACTGTTACTAAATTTATACGCTGGTGTCGTGTGCAAAAT AAAAGCAATTGTTGATGACAATTTGGACCTTTGCAACCCGGATTCATACAG atCAATATGTGATCGCTTTAACATTGGTAAAGCTACTGCTGTGCGATCAGTACGGCGAGTTATGAATGCTCTTACTAGTATTCGAGAGTTTGACATTAAATGGCCCACAGAAGAAGAAGCAATGGTATCCTCGAGGATCTTTCAAGAAATGAAAGGATTTCCCGGTGTATATACTGGGAGCAATTGTTGGGACACATGTAAAAATAGATgctccaaaaaaaaaaaatcatga
- the LOC118645751 gene encoding uncharacterized protein LOC118645751, whose product MPKRKCNFSEELKKKYPFMKRGRFDWKVVCTLCSSTISVAHKGSHDIAEHLGTQKHKKWELSQASTIHAVEGTLVYHTIYHHISFLSLDCTMSLNKLLFQDSDVAKTATSNRTKAIAIVKNILSPLLISKTMKEIEDIYFISVSCDTSNHGAIKLLPILIQYYEVNHSD is encoded by the exons ATGCCGAAGAGAAAATGTAACTTTagtgaagaattaaaaaagaaatacccATTTATGAAACGTGGACGTTTTGATTGGAAAGTAGTTTGTACCTTATGCTCATCAACCATTTCAGTCGCACATAAAGGTTCACATGATATTGCCGAACATTTAGGtacacaaaaacataaaaagtgGGAGCTAAGTCAAGCtagtact ATTCACGCAGTTGAAGGAACTCTTGTATATCACACAATATATCatcatatttcttttctttctctcgattGTACTatgagtttaaataaattactttttcaagATTCTGATGTTGCTAAAACCGCTACTTCTAATAGAACTAAAGCCATTgctatagttaaaaatatattatctccactattaatatctaaaacaatgaaagaaattgaagacatatattttataagtgttTCATGTGATACTAGTAATCACGgagctataaaattattgcctATTCTTATTCAATACTATGAAGTTAATCATAgtgattaa